Proteins encoded by one window of Nitrincola iocasae:
- a CDS encoding helix-turn-helix domain-containing protein: MNTKQRRQAVVFPKEQKILQQLGENIYLAMKRRKITQTMIAERTGLSKPTLRNIERGVATVSIGHYLRVLAVLGLAEDLAQVALDDAMGRKLQDIELLQASASGSRHTSDKSLQVKTNQPAHSPLSNSSQHIQSLMELAKSRSKDQKLRKQSKHDKDPEPMQNRDKK; the protein is encoded by the coding sequence ATGAATACCAAGCAAAGACGTCAAGCTGTCGTCTTCCCTAAAGAGCAGAAAATTCTGCAGCAGCTTGGTGAGAATATTTATCTCGCGATGAAGCGCCGTAAAATTACTCAGACCATGATTGCAGAGCGCACTGGCTTATCCAAGCCTACGCTAAGAAATATTGAGCGAGGTGTAGCGACTGTATCTATCGGACACTACCTGCGCGTGTTGGCGGTACTTGGACTAGCCGAGGATCTGGCTCAGGTCGCCCTCGATGATGCAATGGGACGCAAGTTACAAGATATCGAATTGTTGCAGGCATCCGCCTCTGGAAGCAGACACACGTCAGATAAGTCCTTACAGGTAAAAACCAATCAACCTGCACACTCCCCTCTCTCAAACTCTTCTCAACATATACAGTCGCTGATGGAGTTGGCAAAGTCTCGATCAAAAGATCAAAAACTACGGAAACAGAGCAAACACGACAAAGATCCTGAGCCTATGCAAAACAGGGATAAAAAATGA
- a CDS encoding RES family NAD+ phosphorylase — protein MLKGMVFNSVRHQGGECVALFTPRATSIPVQGGHYRYVWSGAAQQIVSVLLISKIE, from the coding sequence ATGCTCAAAGGCATGGTGTTCAACAGCGTTCGACATCAGGGCGGGGAGTGTGTCGCACTGTTTACACCACGCGCAACGTCAATTCCTGTGCAGGGTGGCCATTACCGCTATGTATGGAGTGGCGCCGCACAACAGATTGTGTCGGTCTTGTTGATTAGTAAAATTGAGTGA